Proteins encoded within one genomic window of Dermacentor albipictus isolate Rhodes 1998 colony unplaced genomic scaffold, USDA_Dalb.pri_finalv2 scaffold_21, whole genome shotgun sequence:
- the LOC139052332 gene encoding uncharacterized protein, translated as MELVDSDSDEEFDAALSVALCKVARVDRHRINGYFDKVTTEYLDFEFKMLFRLSRETFDSLCTWFRLSPFHPKSVSGRPQITAEKTCLITLSYLGAQTSMYSVADRFDVSESSVVLCMQRVLNFLQAISAEVICWPSTADMARSKMAFLTKSGGKGPRNTVGCFDGSHIEILKPDDSTASYINRKKWASIIFQAVCNDHNIFLDVFIGFPGSAHDARALRGSTFFEEAAAKCGDFYILGDPAYPLLPWLMTPYNDNGSSFPTWKKKFNKFHSQQRVAIENCFGLLKQRFRRLYLVDAKTIM; from the coding sequence ATGGAACTCGTTGACTCCGACAGTGACGAGGAATTCGACGCAGCTCTTTCCGTTGCGTTGTGCAAAGTGGCACGGGTCGACCGTCACCGAATCAACGGGTACTTTGACAAGGTGACAACTGAATACTTGGACTTTGAATTCAAAATGCTGTTTAGGCTGTCGCGTGAGACTTTTGACAGTCTGTGCACGTGGTTCAGGTTGTCGCCATTCCACCCGAAAAGTGTCTCCGGCCGTCCGCAGATCACAGCAGAAAAGACTTGCCTCATAACTTTGAGCTACCTTGGTGCGCAAACGAGCATGTACTCGGTGGCAGATAGATTCGACGTTTCTGAATCATCAGTTGTGCTGTGCATGCAGAGAGTGCTCAATTTTCTACAGGCGATCAGCGCTGAAGTGATATGCTGGCCTAGCACTGCCGACATGGCCCGCAGCAAAATGGCCTTCCTGACAAAAAGCGGCGGGAAAGGCCCCCGCAACACCGTGGGATGCTTTGATGGCAGCCACATCGAGATTCTGAAGCCGGACGACTCCACTGCATCATACATAAACAGGAAGAAGTGGGCGTCTATAATCTTCCAAGCAGTTTGCAACGACCACAACATATTTTTGGATGTCTTTATTGGCTTCCCTGGTTCTGCGCATGACGCCCGGGCGTTGAGAGGAAGCACCTTCTTTGAAGAGGCTGCAGCCAAGTGCGGTGACTTTTATATACTTGGAGATCCAGCATACCCCTTGCTGCCTTGGCTTATGACGCCGTACAACGACAACGGCTCCAGCTTTccaacatggaaaaaaaaattcaacaagtTTCACAGTCAGCAAAGGGTGGCCATTGAGAACTGCTTTGGCCTATTGAAGCAACGCTTCAGAAGGCTGTATCTTGTTGATGCCAAGACAATTATGTAG